The Opitutaceae bacterium genome has a window encoding:
- a CDS encoding NAD(P)H-dependent oxidoreductase, whose amino-acid sequence MKSLLVLNSSARLARSHTRDLTRFFADGWLKAHPKGTVVHRDVGLSPVPSIDEAWIRAAFAPDNGSVESGALGPLALSNALIAELDAADEVVIGAPIYNFGMPAALKAYIDQIVRAGVTFRIDASQANPYVPLLRDRPVTVIVSSGTPEMHPGGNMYSDNFLEGNLSRALGFIGLADLRWIYVADDELPGTDTETFRNRALVAIEERIRGR is encoded by the coding sequence ATGAAATCCTTGCTCGTCCTCAATTCCAGCGCCCGCCTCGCTCGCTCTCACACCCGCGACTTGACCCGGTTTTTTGCCGATGGCTGGCTGAAAGCCCATCCCAAAGGCACCGTCGTCCACCGCGATGTGGGTCTATCGCCGGTCCCATCCATCGACGAGGCATGGATCCGCGCGGCCTTCGCTCCTGACAACGGCTCGGTTGAAAGCGGCGCCCTCGGTCCACTTGCCTTAAGCAACGCATTGATCGCCGAACTGGACGCCGCAGACGAGGTGGTCATCGGCGCCCCCATCTACAATTTTGGCATGCCCGCGGCTCTTAAAGCTTACATCGACCAGATCGTTCGCGCAGGGGTGACGTTTCGCATCGATGCTAGCCAGGCTAATCCGTACGTGCCTCTCCTCCGCGATCGGCCCGTAACCGTTATCGTGTCCTCTGGCACGCCTGAGATGCACCCGGGCGGAAACATGTATTCGGACAATTTTCTCGAGGGAAATCTCAGCCGCGCCCTCGGCTTCATCGGCCTCGCAGACCTTCGATGGATTTATGTGGCAGACGACGAATTGCCAGGCACTGACACCGAAACGTTTCGCAACCGAGCATTGGTGGCGATTGAGGAACGCATTCGGGGGCGGTGA
- the recA gene encoding recombinase RecA, which produces MSKASPSKSAAPAAPSLDATARKNVELAVSAITKQFGEGSIMRLGDAHKMAVETLSTGSIAIDMALGVGGLPRGRIVEIYGPESSGKTTFCLSVIAEAQRKGGLAAFVDVEHALDPKYARIVGVQLDDLLVSQPDSGEDALNIAEALIRSNAIDVIVIDSVAALVSKAELDGQMGDATVGSQARLMSQAMRRLTAVVSKTKCICIFTNQIREKIGVMFGNPETTPGGRALKFFSSIRIDIRRKDQIKTPEGKVIGNRTKIKVVKNKVAPPFTECEFDIMYDEGISRTGSVLDLGLEHKVLEKKGAWIAYQGELIGQGRDAAKQTLREKPEIAEKIIKAVMEKVTVVGGATVTGSEEAE; this is translated from the coding sequence ATGTCCAAGGCATCCCCTTCGAAGTCAGCGGCCCCGGCCGCCCCCTCTCTCGACGCAACGGCTCGCAAGAACGTCGAGCTCGCGGTCTCAGCGATCACCAAGCAATTCGGCGAAGGCTCGATCATGCGATTGGGCGATGCGCACAAGATGGCGGTCGAGACGCTTTCGACGGGCTCCATTGCGATCGATATGGCGCTCGGTGTTGGCGGCCTGCCCCGCGGCCGCATCGTGGAGATCTACGGGCCGGAATCGTCCGGTAAGACGACTTTCTGTTTGAGTGTGATTGCCGAGGCGCAGCGCAAGGGCGGCCTGGCGGCGTTCGTCGACGTCGAGCATGCGCTCGACCCGAAGTATGCGCGTATCGTCGGCGTGCAGCTCGACGACCTGCTCGTGTCCCAGCCGGACTCCGGTGAGGACGCGTTGAACATTGCCGAGGCGCTGATCCGTTCGAATGCGATCGACGTGATCGTGATCGACTCGGTGGCGGCGCTGGTGTCGAAGGCCGAGCTCGACGGCCAGATGGGTGACGCGACGGTGGGCTCGCAGGCGCGCCTCATGAGCCAGGCGATGCGCCGCCTCACGGCGGTCGTGAGCAAGACCAAGTGCATCTGCATTTTCACGAACCAGATTCGCGAGAAGATTGGCGTGATGTTTGGCAACCCCGAGACGACCCCGGGCGGCCGTGCGTTGAAGTTCTTCTCGTCGATCCGCATCGACATCCGCCGCAAGGACCAGATCAAGACCCCGGAAGGCAAGGTCATTGGCAACCGCACCAAGATCAAGGTGGTGAAGAACAAGGTCGCTCCTCCGTTCACCGAGTGCGAGTTCGACATCATGTATGATGAAGGCATTTCGCGCACCGGCTCGGTGCTCGACCTTGGCCTCGAGCACAAGGTGCTTGAGAAGAAGGGTGCCTGGATCGCGTACCAGGGCGAGCTGATCGGCCAGGGCCGCGATGCCGCCAAGCAGACCCTCCGCGAGAAGCCGGAGATTGCCGAGAAGATCATCAAGGCCGTCATGGAGAAGGTGACGGTGGTCGGCGGCGCGACGGTGACCGGCTCGGAAGAGGCGGAATAA
- a CDS encoding glycoside hydrolase family 9 protein encodes MNRRPSLATVAALSSLLALPAFAAKFLDVRPVDDQILMVHLRDGEVLFTDDGKRSSAFTGHDWAPGDDKLVPFGEPLAVMEAQVPGNWTLTDAGGKAVTPTVVHRKSKVMNATNEWQYALDHWLFLRLPERLKSGEAYTLEVSAKTHTDKESVDFVYDPTSQQSEAVHVNIIGYTPASPIKSADLYLWLGDGGPRNYSTFEGNTVWLVDTTTGERHAAGKVKFGKKKGPDSGGHNLTGSDVWHADFSDFTKPGTYRLAIDRVGASAPFEIKPDVWQLPFRTSVLGYYYMRIGEPKDARVPAPRQPRFLPGEDPKVFTVYLTDFDPFDPEWKTLKGDVWDEPHFKPAAKSYFNQRRLPGNPTNPKAAGGHSDALDWDRHLAHVSDAYDLLLPYLMSRGALSDDATGIRESGNGIPDLIDEARNEVDMFLSLRDPDGGYGQGLTNPTTEKTIMYQAGSTTMAAWANAANAAMLAEAFRVAGNAELSAVYRDAALEALAVANRQKNHQLDDLQEVGDVAMRGRDFQQMAAAYLYNLTGDKKWEDLFVAESVAKNGPVFLEKKGAWVQTWASVAYLLSPHSQHHPKLVKHLRESFRKQALEDNVVWMDKRPSRRSSNNNHWQTAHNVTPVAIAHLLSTDEGEKRRFLASLTLEADWGLGRNPSNMVEMTGLGSRCVVNCYTTGRNDGTPGLHPGHTPYHNLDPWGFDNNGSNPRWFMERGYPEWEKGGWPHQEGHFNSRYSWSNAEFTPRQTMRGKMVLYAYLHHLTLSR; translated from the coding sequence ATGAACCGACGCCCTTCACTCGCCACGGTCGCGGCCCTGTCGTCCCTCCTGGCCCTGCCAGCCTTCGCCGCCAAGTTCCTGGATGTCCGACCGGTCGATGACCAGATCCTCATGGTGCATCTCCGCGACGGGGAAGTGCTGTTCACGGACGACGGCAAGCGCTCCAGCGCCTTCACCGGCCATGACTGGGCTCCGGGAGATGACAAACTTGTGCCGTTCGGCGAGCCGTTGGCGGTCATGGAGGCCCAGGTTCCCGGCAACTGGACCCTCACGGATGCGGGAGGCAAGGCGGTCACACCGACGGTGGTCCACCGCAAGTCGAAGGTGATGAACGCCACCAACGAATGGCAGTACGCGCTCGACCACTGGCTCTTCCTACGTCTTCCGGAACGCCTCAAGTCCGGCGAAGCCTACACCTTGGAGGTGAGCGCAAAGACCCACACGGACAAGGAGTCGGTGGACTTCGTATATGATCCCACGAGCCAGCAGTCGGAAGCGGTGCACGTGAACATCATCGGTTACACACCGGCCAGTCCCATCAAGTCCGCAGACCTGTACCTATGGCTTGGCGATGGCGGCCCGCGCAACTACTCCACCTTCGAAGGCAACACGGTCTGGCTGGTCGACACCACCACGGGGGAGCGGCACGCAGCCGGCAAGGTGAAGTTCGGCAAGAAGAAGGGCCCTGACTCAGGCGGGCACAACCTCACGGGGTCCGACGTGTGGCATGCGGATTTCTCCGACTTCACCAAGCCTGGTACCTATCGTCTGGCGATCGACCGTGTCGGTGCGAGCGCACCCTTTGAGATCAAGCCCGACGTGTGGCAGCTGCCCTTCCGCACCTCCGTTCTCGGTTATTATTACATGCGGATTGGCGAGCCGAAGGACGCGCGGGTGCCGGCGCCGCGCCAGCCCCGGTTTCTTCCCGGCGAGGACCCGAAGGTCTTCACGGTGTACCTCACAGACTTCGATCCCTTCGACCCCGAATGGAAAACGCTGAAGGGCGACGTGTGGGACGAGCCCCACTTCAAGCCGGCGGCCAAGTCGTATTTCAATCAACGGCGCCTCCCGGGCAACCCCACCAACCCGAAGGCGGCCGGTGGCCATTCCGATGCCCTCGATTGGGACCGCCACCTCGCGCACGTGTCCGACGCCTACGACCTCCTGCTGCCCTACCTGATGAGTCGCGGCGCCCTTTCAGACGACGCCACCGGCATCCGCGAAAGCGGCAACGGGATTCCCGACCTGATTGACGAGGCGCGTAACGAAGTGGACATGTTCCTGAGCCTGCGCGACCCGGACGGTGGCTATGGCCAGGGCCTGACCAATCCCACGACCGAAAAGACGATCATGTACCAGGCTGGCTCGACCACGATGGCCGCCTGGGCAAACGCCGCCAATGCGGCGATGCTTGCCGAAGCTTTCCGCGTCGCGGGCAATGCGGAACTCTCTGCCGTGTATCGTGACGCTGCGCTTGAGGCGCTCGCAGTCGCCAACCGCCAGAAGAATCACCAGTTGGACGACCTGCAGGAAGTCGGCGATGTGGCGATGCGCGGCCGTGATTTCCAACAGATGGCCGCCGCGTATCTGTACAACCTGACTGGAGACAAGAAATGGGAGGACCTCTTCGTCGCGGAAAGCGTGGCGAAGAACGGCCCCGTGTTCCTCGAGAAGAAAGGCGCGTGGGTGCAGACCTGGGCCTCTGTCGCCTACCTCCTCTCCCCGCATTCGCAGCACCACCCGAAGCTGGTGAAACACCTGCGGGAGTCCTTCCGCAAGCAGGCGCTTGAGGACAACGTCGTGTGGATGGACAAGCGTCCCTCGCGCCGTTCCTCGAACAACAACCACTGGCAGACCGCGCACAATGTGACGCCTGTCGCGATCGCGCATCTGCTCTCGACAGACGAAGGCGAGAAGCGGCGCTTTCTTGCGTCGTTGACGCTCGAGGCCGACTGGGGCCTTGGACGCAATCCCTCCAACATGGTGGAGATGACGGGCCTGGGTTCGCGTTGCGTGGTCAACTGCTACACCACCGGGCGGAACGACGGCACGCCGGGGTTGCATCCGGGCCACACGCCTTACCACAACCTCGACCCCTGGGGCTTTGACAACAACGGCAGCAATCCCCGCTGGTTCATGGAGCGTGGCTACCCGGAATGGGAGAAAGGTGGCTGGCCGCACCAGGAAGGACACTTCAACAGCCGCTATTCGTGGTCCAACGCGGAGTTTACGCCGCGGCAGACAATGCGTGGCAAGATGGTGCTGTACGCCTACCTGCATCACCTGACACTTTCGCGCTGA
- a CDS encoding DMT family protein — protein MRTLVLLFLSNIFMTFAWYGHLKWKFLENKSLLWAILISWGIAFFEYCLMVPANRLGYTSGQFTGYQLKVLQEAITLVVFVGFAWFVLKERLTWNYAVSFGLILLAVYFATAFKPTQP, from the coding sequence GTGCGCACCCTCGTCCTTCTCTTCCTCTCCAACATCTTCATGACTTTCGCCTGGTATGGGCACCTCAAGTGGAAGTTCCTGGAGAATAAGTCGTTGCTTTGGGCCATCCTGATTTCGTGGGGTATTGCCTTCTTTGAGTATTGCCTGATGGTGCCGGCCAACCGGCTGGGTTATACCAGCGGACAGTTCACCGGCTATCAACTCAAGGTGCTGCAGGAAGCCATCACGCTCGTCGTGTTCGTTGGCTTCGCCTGGTTCGTCCTCAAGGAGCGGCTGACCTGGAACTATGCGGTGAGCTTCGGCCTGATTCTGCTGGCAGTCTATTTCGCGACCGCCTTCAAACCGACCCAGCCCTGA
- a CDS encoding GDP-mannose 4,6-dehydratase yields MKVLVTGAAGFIGFHVCQRLLASPQAEVLGVDNLNDYYSVELKTARLKQLEASENFRFAKLDVADSQAVAALHRIHAAVGFEPKMPLDEGLSRFITWFRDWSAQSAHT; encoded by the coding sequence ATGAAAGTCCTTGTGACCGGCGCGGCCGGGTTCATCGGTTTCCACGTCTGCCAGCGTTTGCTGGCATCCCCCCAAGCGGAGGTGCTGGGGGTGGACAACCTGAACGACTACTACTCGGTCGAACTCAAGACAGCCCGGCTGAAGCAACTGGAGGCGTCCGAAAACTTTCGGTTTGCGAAGCTGGACGTTGCTGACAGCCAGGCCGTCGCCGCGCTCCACAGGATCCACGCGGCCGTGGGTTTCGAACCGAAAATGCCGTTGGATGAGGGGCTAAGCAGGTTCATCACCTGGTTCCGGGATTGGTCTGCGCAATCGGCGCACACCTAG
- a CDS encoding glutaredoxin: protein MKIKAYLKPHCGWSNGVRAIMRKHNLEFEDIDIINNPDNYAEMVRKSGQPLSPCVEIDGVMLADVSGEEVENYMLSNDLVKPTEKAAESPTNAGCSDAEHAKMAAKTIRFF, encoded by the coding sequence ATGAAAATCAAAGCCTACCTGAAGCCGCACTGTGGGTGGTCCAACGGGGTTCGCGCAATCATGCGTAAGCACAATCTCGAGTTCGAGGATATCGACATCATCAATAATCCGGACAACTACGCCGAGATGGTCCGCAAGTCCGGTCAGCCGCTCTCGCCCTGCGTCGAGATCGACGGTGTCATGCTCGCCGATGTGTCAGGTGAGGAAGTCGAGAATTACATGCTTTCCAACGATCTCGTGAAACCGACCGAAAAGGCCGCCGAGTCGCCGACCAATGCCGGCTGCTCCGACGCCGAACACGCCAAAATGGCAGCCAAAACGATCCGTTTCTTCTAA